The following are encoded together in the Coffea arabica cultivar ET-39 chromosome 1c, Coffea Arabica ET-39 HiFi, whole genome shotgun sequence genome:
- the LOC113739315 gene encoding uncharacterized protein → MALARRGRKCKRAANGLRDEPIEQPPSCHETRQQPPLGTSHENVIEQVQGEAARAPQSPIQNSTLGIMHESGDQVTQHADGGSQSHEQCQNSPIQQSPLGTRHVPTEENPNQDSQGQHSNDTTFMSCNSDDAGSLARNGMYCPIDVESWLKMPRKLKMDMLEVIKERFALPMGLEVWTLRFIGKKWRSWKADLKATYFDPAVPNAEARFQKDIRVREEQWIKLWVYWKSEEAKKLSERNNKARGEKKMSHTTGKKSFAHLRNHLAKQLGRPPTRVEMFNKFYTHADGTPSSTIVAENLEKMNELKNQLPSESQDPIGRNNIFAQVVGQDKHGHVRLFSDGVNPTDLWEDIPSRNTCYRISVQQQSILVHLEERLQRQDDEIASLKKMVGNMVSLKSLFNPTKIVAKGYLRSLNPLDEVGGQALGPNWCEIQIQVAMSPCEQLIRPYDLQQTIQNALGAPVA, encoded by the exons ATGGCCCTGGCCCGTAGAGGTCGAAAATGTAAGCGCGCTGCAAATGGATTGAGAGATGAACCAATTGAGCAACCTCCCTCATGTCATGAAACAAGGCAGCAGCCTCCACTTggaacaagccatgaaaatgtAATTGAACAAGTTCAAGGAGAAGCTGCTCGGGCACCTCAATCTCCAATTCAAAATTCTACATTGGGAATAATGCATGAATCAGGTGACCAAGTTACTCAACATGCTGATGGAGGTTCACAGTCGCATGAGCAGTGCCAGAACTCTCCAATTCAACAATCTCCACTTGGAACAAGGCACGTACCAACTGAagaaaatccaaatcaggaTTCTCAAGGTCAACATTCCAATGACACCACCTTCATGTCATGCAACTCGGACGATGCAG GCAGTTTGGCTAGGAATGGTATGTATTGTCCAATAGATGTTGAAAGTTGGCTTAAGATGCCAAGGAAACTTAAAATGGATATGTTAGAAGTGATAAAG GAAAGGTTTGCTTTGCCTATGGGACTAGAAGTTTGGACCTTAAGATTTATTGGCAAAAAATGGAGAAGCTGGAAGGCAGATTTAAAGGCTACATATTTTGATCCTGCCGTGCCAAATGCTGAGGCTCGGTTTCAAAAGGACATAAGGGTACGGGAAGAGCAATGGATCAAACTTTGGGTTTATTGGAAAAGTGAAGAAGCAAAG aaaCTAAGTGAGAGGAACAATAAAGCTAGAGGGGAGAAGAAGATGAGCCACACAACTGGAAAAAAGTCATTTGCTCATCTTCGGAACCACTTG GCCAAACAATTGGGAAGACCTCCTACTAGAGTAGAAATGTTCAATAAGTTCTATACACATGCCGATGGAACTCCATCAAGTACCATAGTTGCTGAGAATTTG GAAAAAATGAATGAGCTGAAAAATCAGCTTCCATCGGAGTCGCAAGATCCAATTGGTCGCAATAATATATTTGCCCAGGTGGTTGGGCAAGACAAACATGGTCATGTTCGCTTGTTTAGTGACGGTGTGAATCCAACGGACTTATGGGAAGACATTCCTAGTCGTAACACATGTTACCGTATAAGTGTTCAACAACAGTCAATATTGGTCCATTTGGAGGAAAGGCTTCAGCGACAAGATGATGAAATAGCCAGCTTGAAGAAAATG GTAGGGAATATGGTTTCACTAAAAAGTTTGTTTAACCCAACAAAAATCGTGGCAAAGGGATATTTACGGAGTCTGAATCCATTGGATGAGGTTGGGGGACAAGCTCTTGGGCCAAATTGGTGTGAAATACAGATACAAGTTGCAATGAGTCCATGTGAGCAATTGATTAGACCGTATGATTTGCAGCAAACAATTCAAAATGCACTTGGTGCACCAGTTGCTTGA
- the LOC113739304 gene encoding NAC domain-containing protein 2-like, with protein sequence MTKLALDNRGICPIYTSFFGLGLCKTSKMDVDEQQQQQQGVDQSYVNKCQEQVRPFLAALDINPGDMDGNSQFTDQEGFEESYFDSFPPGYRFCPWDSELIVDYLKKKILEEPLPRNQIRDVNVYLHSPDILTERYTPAGLGQWYFFAQREKNNEYSSRQYREAGSGFWKVTGEDSAIQLKDTVVGFKKAWVFYEGKVPVGRKTNWTMQEYRVNESPRQESASSTGTALHDFVLCRIYKTKPENSNKSRRSQISQTQMRGQILEQPTQEGTVIYLQNGYTPIHPCIRTSSSRPVNYLGGMNSIGLPENHRVSANSVTFTNQANRSGQLIADGASTSTQIRPMILTFPSRTDFMAERFQQADGSQGNVQTTLQNRHSA encoded by the exons CTTCAAAGATGGATGTTGatgagcagcagcagcagcaacaagGTGTTGACCAGAGTTATGTGAATAAGTGCCAAGAACAAGTACGACCGTTCCTTGCTGCCTTAGATATCAATCCTGGAGATATGGATGGCAATAGCCAATTTACTGATCAAGAAGGATTTGAGGAATCCTACTTCGATTCTTTTCCACCTGGTTACCGATTTTGTCCATGGGATAGCGAACTTATTGTTGATtacttgaaaaagaaaatcttgGAAGAACCCCTGCCTCGTAACCAGATCAGAGATGTCAATGTTTACCTTCACAGCCCGGATATTCTTACAG AAAGGTATACCCCGGCAGGGCTGGGGCAATGGTACTTCTTCGCTCAGAGGGAGAAGAACAACGAATACAGTAGCCGACAATATCGGGAAGCCGGTTCTGGCTTTTGGAAAGTTACCGGGGAAGACAGTGCTATCCAATTGAAAGATACCGTTGTTGGATTCAAGAAGGCTTGGGTTTTTTATGAAGGAAAAGTCCCAGTGGGAAGGAAAACCAACTGGACCATGCAAGAATACAGAGTCAATGAGTCTCCTAGGCAAGAAAGTGCCTCGAGTACTGGCACAGCG CTGCATGATTTTGTCCTGTGCAGGATTTATAAAACGAAACCTGAAAACTCCAACAAAAGCAGGAGGAGTCAAATTTCTCAAACCCAAATGAGGGGTCAAATTCTTGAGCAGCCAACTCAAGAAGGAACTGTAATCTATCTTCAAAACGGCTATACTCCAATCCACCCCTGCATTAGAACTTCTTCATCACGCCCCGTGAATTATCTTGGTGGAATGAACAGCATTGGATTACCAGAAAACCATCGTGTTAGCGCGAATTCGGTTACCTTCACGAATCAAGCAAATCGTTCTGGCCAGCTTATAGCTGATGGCGCTTCAACATCAACACAAATTCGTCCCATGATTCTGACTTTTCCTTCCAGGACTGATTTCATGGCTGAACGTTTTCAACAAGCAGATGGATCACAAGGGAATGTCCAGACCACATTGCAGAACAGACATAGTGCTTAG